In [Mycobacterium] stephanolepidis, the genomic window GTTCCCGAAACACCGCACCGATCTGCTGGGATGCGCGGTCACGGTCCGCCGCATGCTCGACGGCGATATCGAAACCCTGCAGGTACCCGCCAATCCGCTGGACATCCTGGCGCAACACACCGTGGCCGCATGTGCGTTGGATCCACTGGACGTCGAAACCTGGTTCGACGTGGTCAGACGCAGTGCGCCCTTCACCTCCCTGCCGCGCAGCGCCTTTGACGCGGTGCTCGACCTGCTCAGCGGCAAGTACCCGTCCACCGATTTCGCCGAGCTGCGCCCGCGGGTCGTATACGACAGAGACGAGGGAACACTCACCGGAAGACCCGGCGCGCAGCGGCTGGCGGTCACGTCCGGTGGCGCCATTCCCGATCGCGGCCTGTTCACGGTGTACATGTATGCCGGTGCCGAGGGTGAGAAGCCCTCACGGGTGGGCGAACTCGACGAGGAAATGGTGTACGAGTCACGCCCGGGGGATGTCATCTCCCTGGGGGCCACCAGCTGGCGCATCACCGAGATCACCCACGAACGGGTGATAGTGGTCCCGGCCTTCGGCCAACCGGGCAGATTGCCGTTCTGGCGCGGAGATTCCGTGGGGCGACCCGCCGAGCTGGGTATGGCCCTGGGGCACCTGACCGGGAAGTTGGCCGCGGCGGATAGCGACGAATTCGACAAGCGTTGTGCCGATGTGGGATTCGATGACTTCGCGATCGGTAATCTACGGAAGCTGCTCACCGACCAGCTGCAGTCGACAGGCGCCGTCCCCACCGACACCACACTGATCGTCGAGAGATTCCGCGATGAACTCGGCGACTGGCGCATCGTGCTGCACTCGCCGTACGGGCTGCGGGTCAACGGCCCATTGGCGCTCGCCGTCGCCGATCGGCTCCAACAGCGCTACGGGGTCAGCGAGTCACCCACGGCCACCGACGACGGCATCGTGGTGCGACTCCCCGATACCGATGACAATCCACCCGGGGCAAGCCTTTTCGTCTTCGATGCCGCGGAGATCGAGGCGATCGTGACGCGGGAGGTCGGCGGATCTGCGCTCTTCGCGGCCCGGTTCCGCGAATGCGCCGCGCGCGCTCTGCTCCTTCCACGCCGAACTCCCGGGCGCCGAACACCGCTGTGGCAGCAACGCCAGCGTGCCGCACAACTGCTCGATGTCGCACGCAAGCATTCCGATTTCCCGATGGTGCTTGAGGCGTTACGTGAATGCCTGCAGGACGTTTACGACATCGGAACCCTGGTGCGGTTGATGTCGGGTATCGAGCAGCGCCGGATCCGGATCGTCGAGGTTCAGACCGAGGTACCTTCTCCCTTCGCGGCCGCTCAGCTTTTCAGCTATGTCGGCGGATTCATGTACGACGAGGATCGCCCCCTGGCCGAGCGACGTGCCGCCGCGCTCTCGCTGGACACCGGTCTGCTCGCCGAGCTCATGGGACGGGTGGAGCTGCGCGAGTTGCTCGACCCCGCCGTCATCGAGACGACCGAGAAACAACTGCAGCACCTCGTCGAGGAACGCAAGGCCCGCGACGCCGAAGGCCTCGCCGATCTGTTCCGGCTCCTGGGCCCCATCACCACCGAAGAGGTCCGCGCGCGCTGCTCCGGCGCGGGCGCCGACTGGCTGCGTGAGCTCGTCACCGCGCGCCGGGTGATCGAGACGCACTACGGGCAACGTGCCTGGTGGGCCGCCGTCGAGGATGTGGCACGGCTGCGTGACGCGCTCGGGGTGCCGGTGCCACCGGGCGTGCCCGCGGCCTTCACCGACGCGACGGCCGATCCGCTCGGTGAACTGCTGGGCAGATACGCCAGGACGCACGGCCCATTCACCACCGGCCAGGCCGCCGAACGCTTCGGTATCGGTGTGCGTGTTGCCGCCGACGCCTTGGCGGCACTGGCCGCCCGTGGCCAGTTGGTGCGTGGCGAATTCACCTCCGAAGCAACAGATTCTGAACAGTGGTGCGATGCCGAGGTTCTCCGGATTTTGCGCCGACGTTCCCTGGCGGCGCTGCGCGCGCAGGTCGAGCCCGTCAGCACATCGGCATTCGCACGGTTCCTGCCCGATTGGCAGTACCTCGATTCCAGCCTGCGCGGCGTCGACGGCGTCGCCACCGTCATCGACCAGCTGGCCGGGGTACCGATACCCGCATCCGCATGGGAGCCACTGATTCTCGCGCGCAGGGTGCGGGACTACTCGCCACAGATGCTCGATGAGCTGCTGGCCTCCGGAGAGGCGGTGTGGTCCGGACACGGCGCTATCACCGCGCAGGACGGTTGGATCGCCTTGCATCCGAGTGGGATCGCGCCGGCCACGCTGGCCGCACCGGATTCGGTGGTACTCGGCGAGGCACACCGCGCGATCCTCGATGGCCTCACCGCAGGCGGCGGATTCTTCTTCCGCCAGTTCGGCGAAGGGGCCACACGCGGGGCGTTATGGGATCTGGTGTGGGCCGGACAGGTGACGGGTGACACCTTTGCGCCGCTGCGAGCACTGCTGGGCACCGCCGCCACATCGCGTACGACGCACCGGAACCGGCGAGCTCCGCGGTTGCGGGCCTACACCCCAATCCCCACCGCAGCACCGGTCGATCCCGCGGTCGCCGGCCGGTGGTCATTGCTCCCGGAGAGGCTTGCCGACGGAACCGAACGTTCACACACACAGGCCGATTTGCTGCTCGGACGGTATGGCGTGGTGACCAAGGGCAGCGTCGTCGCGGAGGGTGTCGCGGGCGGTTTCGCCTGGCTGTACAAGGTGTTGTCGACGTTTGAGGACAACGGGCGCTGCCGCCGAGGCTATTTCGTCGAATCACTCGGAGGTGCGCAGTTCGCCTCCCCTTCGACCGTCGACAGGCTGCGCGAGTACCTCGACACGGTCGATGACGAACGCACACCGCATCGGGCGGCGGTGTTGGCGGCAACCGACCCGGCCAATCCGTACGGCGCGGCCCTGGTGTGGCCACGCGCTGCGTCCGATTCCGGTCATCGACCGGGCCGCAAGGCCGGGGCACTCGTGGCGCTCGTCGATGGCACTCTGGTGCTGTACATCGAAAGGGGCGGCAAGTCGCTGCTCAGCTTCGTGACCGACCCCACGATGCTGCACGCCGCAGCGTTGGGCACGATGGATTTGGTACGCGACGGTGGACTCGATGGTCTGGTGGTCGAAAGGATCGATGGCAGATCGGTCTTCGACATCGGAGAGTCTGCCGTGAGCGCAGCCTTGCTGGAGGCCGGTTTTGCACGGACGCCGAAGGGACTGAGAGTGCGCCGATGAGGAGACAGCGATGAGGGTGACACGGTTCGACCACATCGTGATCAACTGCACCGACGTGGACACCACCGCGGCCTGGTATCAGCGCGTGCTCGGCATGACTCGGGAGACTTTCGGCCCCGCCGCCCGCACGGCTCTGACATTCGGTACTCAGAAGATCAACCTACGGCCAGTCACGGCGACCCAGGAGGAGTGGTTCACCGGCCTGGCCGCGGCAGCCGGGTCCGATGATCTGTGCTTCATCACCGATGCCTCGCCCACCGAGGTTCGCGAGCATCTCGCGACATGCGGGGTTGACATCGAGCAGGGGCCGGTGACCAAGATCGGTGCGCTGGGCGAGATGACATCGCACTACTGCAGAGACCCCGATGGAAACCTCATCGAGATCGCGGTATACCCATGAGCAACAACCACTATCACTACATTGCCTTTGGCACGGATGCGATCGAGCGACAGCGAGTCAACGGCAGCTACGTCGCCTACGGCACACACCTGGAACGTCCGGATGACGGCCCCGACGATCTGGGATCGCGTGAGTTGCGGATGATCGCCGAGGCGACTCAGTTCTGCCTGGGCACCGTCACCCCGACGGGGTGGCCCTATCTGCAATACCGCAGCGGTCCGGCGGGATTCGTGCGCCATCTGCGCGGAAACACCGTGCGGTTCGTCGATCTTCCGGGCAACAACCAATTCGTGACACTCGGAAACCTCGCCGCCGACGATCGGCTGGCGATGTTCTTCGTCGATTACCCGCGCAAGCAGCGCCTCAAGGTTTTTGGCCGCGGCACCGTGCACGACGACGCCCGCCGCGAGATCGAAGTGACCGTGGAGGCATTCGACTGGAACTGCTCGCGCAGCATCATTCCCCGCTATGACCAGCAGTATCTGTCCGATCTCGGCAAGGCCTATCAGGAGAAGGCCGCCGCGAGAGAGGCCGAGCTCACCGCCGAGATAGAGCGACTACGCGCACGGGTTGCCGACCTCGAAGCCGCACCGCAGTGACCCCTCTCGCCGCTGATCGGGTGTTACGGACCCACGCGACACGGTTCAAGCACTGGCTACAGGAATATCCCGGCAACGAAATCGGATATCCGCACTGGAAGCACGTCGAGGCCCATTTCTCCGAGCTACTCTCCACCGGCGGTGTCGGTCGGCTCAACCAGGACGAGCTGACCGCCCTGCTCTATCTCATCGCTCGGGGTTGGGATATCGGCCGGATGATCGCGTGGCTGTCGAACACGCCCACCCTGTCCAACCTCGGCGACCTTGAGCGAGAAGACTTCCTGATACTCGCCCGGCTGGCCGCAACCATCGAGGGCGTCGAATACGACGACGCGCGATACCAATTCGCTTCTTCCATCCGAAAGCTGGGACCGCTCAACGCAGATACGGAAACCGTTCTGCTGGCCTTCTACGACAGCACCGACGAGTACACCAAACGCCTAGCGCTCATCTCCCTGGCACAGGGTGGATATCCGGGCATCCGGTCGCTGATCGAAAAGTCCTGGCGCACGATCGACGAAGAACATCACAAGATCGGCTGCTTGGAATGTCTGAGTGAGTATGTCGGTGACGAGACCCTATTGCGCGAGTACCTCGACAAGGCCAGAGATCTACCGGGCCGCTATCTGCGGGACTACGCCGAACATCTCCGAGCGTCACTGCCCTAGCGTCCTCGTCGACTCGTACCGGACTTCCTTGCCCGTCAACGGGTCACGGAACGCCAAAGAGCGCGCCAGGAGTTGCAACGGATGCGTGAAGTCATCTGACGCCACCTCGTGCACGTCCGGATAGAGCGGGTCGTTGACGATCGGGATGCCCAGGCTGTTCAGATGGACCCGCAGCTGATGGGTCTGCCCGGTGCGCGGAGTCAGACGATATCTGCCCGTCGAACCATCGCGATCCGCCAGCTCGATATGGGTCTCGGCGTTCGCCGGACCCGGCTCCTCGACCGCCTGAAGGATGCTGCGCCGCTTGATGATCCTGCTCCGCAACGTGACCGGCAGAGCCAGCCCGGGATCGACGGGGGCCAAGGCCTCATAGATCTTGGCGACCTGCCGCTGCGCAAAGAGCGATTGATACGCGGACCGGACCTCGCGGCGCACCGTGAACAGCAGCACCCCCGCGGTGAGCCGGTCCAGGCGATGTGCGGGTGCCAGTTCCGGCAGATCCAGCGTCCTGCGCAGACGTACCAGCGCTGTCTCGACGACATGCCGCCCGCGCGGCATCGTCGAGAGGAAGTGCGGCTTGTCGACCACCAGAACATTTTCGTCCCAGTGCAATATGTCGACTGCGAAGGGTACGGGCACTTCCACGACCACGTCGCGATACGTGTACACCACCGATCCCGAACGCAGGCGCGTATCAGTGGTGATCGGCGCACCCGTGGCGTCGACAACCTCGCCACGGCTCACTTTGTCGGCGGCGTCCGAACCGAATCGGGATACCAGCTCGTCAACCACTCGTCCGTCTTCTCGCAGGCGGATTCGCACCGGCCCCAAGCCGTCTCGCAGCGGTAGTGGCGGCTCTGGAGCCCTTCTTCTGGGGCTCACCAGCGCAACCTATCGCGTCTTACTTGGACGGCGACAATACGTCGGTCACCGGTTCGACGATGAACGACCGCGCCTCGGGTGCGGCCACCCGCAACGCATCCGCCGACGCATCATCGGGCTGACGTTGCGAACGTACCTCCGCGTCGACCCGCGCACGGTAGGTATCCACCTCACGCACAATGTCTTCCGCGGACCAGCCAAGCACCGGAGCCACCAGCTCGGCGACCTCCTGGGCGCAGTCGACACCACGATGCGGGTACTCGATGGCAATGCGCATACGCCGGGCGAGGATGTCCTCCAGGTGCAGGGCACCCTCGGCCGCCACCGCGTAGAGCGCCTCGACCTTCAAATACATCGGCGCCTTCGCGATCGGCTGCAACAGGCTGTGATCCGATCCCGCACAGGCCAGCACCTCGCCGATCAGCGAACCGTATCGGTCCAACAGGTGCCGCACCCGGTAGGGATGCAGACCGTAGGTCTCCCCGACGTGTTCGGTCTGATTGATCAGCGCGAAGTATCCGTCGGCGCCCAGCAGCGGCACCTTTTCGGTGATCGAGGGCGCCACCCGCGCCGGCACGAATTCGCTTGCCATGTCAATGGCATCGGAGGCCATCACGCGATACGTCGTGTACTTGCCGCCGGCGATGGCCACCAGCCCCGGAGCGGCGACCGCCACGGCGTGCTCGCGGGAGAGTTTCGACGTGTCGTCATCCTCCCCGGCCAGCAGCGGCCGCAATCCCGCGTAGACGCCATCGATATCGTTGTGCGTCAACGGCGTTGCCAACACCGTGTTCACCTTGTCCAGAATGTAGTCGATATCCACTTTGGTGGCTGCCGGGTGCGCCAGGTCGAGATTCCATTCGGTGTCGGTGGTCCCGATAATCCAGTGGTTACCCCACGGGATGACGAACAGCACCGACTTTTCGGTCCGCAGGATGATCGCCACCTCGCTGACGATTCTGTCCCGTGGCACCACGATGTGCACACCCTTGGAAGCGGTCACCCGGAATCGGCCACGGGTACGCGATAGCGCCTGAATCTCGTCGGTCCATACCCCGGTGGCATTGACGACGACATGCCCGCGAACCTCGGTTTCGGCGCCGTTCTCGGTGTCCCGCACCACCACACCGGTGACGCGATCACCTTCACGCAGCAGCGAGACCACCTGAGTGGATGTCCTGACCACGGCCCCGTAATGCGCCGCCGTCCGGGCCACGTTCATGGTGTGCCGAGCGTCGTCGACCACGGTGTCGTAGTAGCGGATACCGCCGATGAGCGAGTTGCGCTTCAGTCCCGGCGCCAACCGCAGTGCGCCGGCACGGGTGAGATGTTTCTGGGCGGGAACAGATTTCGCGCCGCCCATCTGGTCATACAAAAAAATCCCGGCGGCAATGTAGGGACGTTCCCACCACCGATTCGTCAGCGGGAACAAAAACGGCAGCGGCTTGACCAGATGAGGCGCCAATGTCGAGAGCGACAACTCCCGCTCGCGCAATGCCTCCTGAACCAAGCCGAATTCGAGCTGCTCGAGGTAGCGCAGGCCGCCGTGGAACATCTTCGAGGAGCGGCTGGACGTGCCGGCCGCGAAGTCACGCGCCTCGACCAACGCCACCTTCAGCCCGCGAGTAGCGGCATCCAGAGCCGACCCGGCGCCGACCACACCGCCGCCGATCACGATGACATCGAACTGCTCGGATCCCAGGCGCTCCCAGTTCAGCGAACGGGCCTGTGGTCCAAGGAACGTGTATGTGGGTCCACCCGCCGATGGGCTGGTTGCGTCACTCACGACTGCTCCCTTCCACGCCCACTACCGGGCCCCGGAGTCCTTCCAGAAAGCCACGTTACCGGCCGGTAGCGCTCTCGTCTGTGATGTACACCGCTGTGGCGCATGTCGCCCGAGGTCAGTCCAGGTCATCGTGGGCGATCAGCTGGCGCGCCGCCTCCGTTACCGAGCCGGACAGTGACGGATACACCGACAAGGTCTGCGCCAGATCGTTCACCGACAGCAGGTTCTGCACTGCGATCGCGATGGGCAGGATCAGCTCGGAGGCATTCGAGGCCACCACGACACCGCCGATCACCACACCGGTGGCCGGACGACAGAAGATCTTCACGAAACCGCGCTTGAGGCCCGACATCTTGGCCCGCGGGTTGGTGTTCAAGGGCAGCGTGACCGTTCGCGCCGGAACCTCGCCGTTGTCGATGGCCGCCTGGGACACCCCCACCGCAGCGATCTCCGGGCGGGTAAACACGGCAGCGGCAACGGTTTTCAACCGGATGGGCTGTACCGCGTCGCCAAGCGCGTGATACATGGCGATGCGGCCCTGCATGGCGGCCACCGAGGCCAGCGGTAGCAGACCCGTGCAGTCGCCCGCGGCATAAATACCGGCCACTGAGGTGCGCGACACCCGGTCCACGGTCAGATAGCCACCGGAGCCGAGGCTGATCCCGACGCGCTCGAGTCCCAGACCCGCGGTGTTGGGAATCGACCCCACGGTCATGAGCACATGGCTGCCGTCGACCGCCCGGCCGTCGGCCATCGCCACGCGGACTCCCGTCTCGGTCCGGGTCACCGCATCGGCCCGGGCATTTTTGATGAGCGTCACACCACGTTCGGCCAGCGTGTCCTCCAGGACCAGGGCGGCTTCCTCGTCCTCGTGCGGCAGCACGCGGTCCCGACTGGCCACGACTGTCACCTGAACTCCCAGCTCGGTGTAGGCGTGGACGAACTCGGCACCCGTGACACCCGATCCGACCACGATGAGGTGTTCGGGCAATTCCTCAAGGTCGTAGAGCTGACGCCAGGTGAGGATCCGTTCCCCGTCGGGACGCGCATGGGACAGCACCCGCGGGCTGGCGCCGGTGGCGATGAGCACCACGTCGGCTTCCAGAATGGTGCTGCTTCCGTCCGCGGCGGTGGCCTTGACCCGGTGATATGCCATTCCGACCACGTGATCGACCAGCTCGGCGCGTCCGGAGATCAGCCGCACACCGGCGTTGCGCAGCCGCGCGGCGATATCGGCCGATTGCTCGGCCGCAAGGCGCTTCACACGGCTGTGGATCTGCGGGAGCGAGATCTTGGCGTGCTCCACGTCGATGTCAAACCCCAGGTTGGGCGCGCGCCGCAGGTCGGTGCGCACACCGGTGGACGCGATGAACGTCTTGGACGGCACACAATCGAAGAGCACGCAGGCGCCACCGATCCCGTCCGAGTCGATCACCGTCACCTCGGTGGTGCTTCGCTCATGGGCCGCGGCCACGAGTGCCGCCTCGTATCCCGCTGGTCCTCCACCAATGATCACGATGCGCGTCGCCACGGCATCAAACCTACAAGGACCGAACCGACCCGGCTTGCCACGATGGGGGAACTTGCCACCATCCCTGCCGTCATCTACAACACAGGACCACTAGGCTTGCCCCCGTGCCGCTCTACGCCGCCTATGGCTCCAACATGCATCCCGAGCAGATGTTGCAGCGGGCGCCGCACTCCCCCATGGCGGGCACCGGCTGGCTGCACGGTTGGCGGCTGACCTTCGGCGGCGAGGACATCGGCTGGGAGGGCGCGCTGGCTACCGTCGTCCAAGACCCTCACTCGAAGGTCTTCGTCGTGCTTTACGACATGACCGGTGCCGACGAGAAGAACCTTGATCGCTGGGAGGGTTCCGAACTCGGCATCCATACCAAGATTCGCTGTCGGATCGACCGCGAGTCCTCCGACACGACCATCGACCCGGTATTGGCCTGGCTCTACGTCGTCAATGCCTACGAGGGGGGACTCCCGTCCGCCCGATACCTGGGCGTGATGGCCGACGCCGCGGAAATCGCAGGCGCGCCAGAAGATTACGTGCACGGTTTACGCACCCGCGCCTCACGCAATATCGGCCCGGGAACCAGCTAGACAGAACCCTGCGCGGCGCTTTGTTCGACGAGGTTCACCAGCGTCCGCACGCCGACGCCAAGAGCCCGTTCATCGATATCGAAGTTGGGTTGGTGGATATCGAGCTGCGGCCCCGATCCTGACCACACCCCCAGCCGCGCCATCGCACCCGGCACCTCCTCCAAGTACCAGGAGAAGTCCTCGCCACCACCGGACTGCGTGGTCTCCGCGAGTGCGTCCAGCCCGATGTCCTCGATGGCCCGCACGAAAATATGCGTCGAGTCGGACTCATTGATGACGGGGGGAACACCACGCCGATAGTTGAGGGTGTAGTCGATGCGCAGCGGAGCCAGCAACCCCTCGATCACATCCCGGACGGTGTCCTCCAGCGTGATCCACACATCGCGGCTGCCGGTGCGCACCGTGCCCGCCAGCGAGCCGATCTGTGGAATGGCGTTGGCCGCCTGCCCCGCGTTCACGGCACCCCACACCATGACGGTGCCGGCGCGCGGGTCGATCCGGCGACTCAACATCCCCGGCAATCCGGTGATGACGGTGCCGAGCCCGTACACCAGGTCAGCCGTCAGGTGTGGCCGCGAGGTATGACCTCCGGGGGAATGCAGCGTGACTTCGACGGTGTCCGCGGCTGAGGTGATGGCCCCCGCGCGGATTGCCACCTTGCCCACCTCCAGGCGCGGATCACAGTGCAGCGCAAAAATTCTCGTCACACCGGCCATCGCCCCGGTTGCCACCACGTCGATGGCGCCGCCCGGCATGACCTCTTCGGCCGGCTGGAAGATGAGGCGCACGCCCGAGGGCAGGGACGGAGCCGAATTCAGGGCCATGGCCGCACCCAGCAGGATGGCGGTATGTGCGTCATGCCCGCAGGCATGCGCGACATTGGGCACCGTCGAGGAGTAGGGCGCGCCGGTGCGTTCCTGCATCGGGAGGGCATCCATATCCGCGCGCAATGCCACCCGCGGGCCGTCCTCGGGCCCGAAGTCGCAGGTGATTCCGGTGCCGCCGGGCAGCACCTTCGGGTTGAGTCCGACCTCGGCCAGCCGCGCTGCCACGTATTCGGTGGTGGCGTGCTCCTGGCGCGCCAGCTCGGGATGCGCGTGGATGTGGCGGCGCCACCCGATCAGCGTCTCGGAATTCTCCGCGAGCCATTGCTCCGCGACGGCGGAAAGAGATTCGCTCACACCGTCACCGTCCTGCGCGCCAGCCGATCCAGCACCCTGGAACGCTCTGTCTCATTCTCGGCAAGCCGTATCACGGTGCGCGCCAACATCTTCGCTCCTTCAACCACAGCCCGGTCAGCGCCAGGCTCCCTGGCCGCCTTTTCGAAATCGGGCTGATGAATGACCGCTCCGCCCGAGTCGATGCCGATGACCGGGTGGATACCGGGCAGCACTTGCGTCACGTTGCCCATATCGGTGCTGCCCAGGGGCACCGCGGCCTCGAACTCGGCGGGCACCGGCGTACGGCCGAAGGACTCCATCTCCTCGCGGACCACTCCCACCAGCCACGGGTCCGGCGTCAGCTCCAGGTACGGGGGCGACGACTCGACCAGTTCATGGCTGCATCCGGTGGCCACCGCACCGGCAGCGAAGCACGCGTACACCTTCTCCTCCAGTTCGCGCAGGGAGGACGATTCGACGGCGCGCATGGTGTACTGCATCGCCGCACGAGCCGGAATGATGTTGGCCGCCTCTCCCCCCTCGGTGACGATGCCATGGATCAGCTGTCCGGGTGACAGATGCTGACGCAGCAGACCGATCGAGACCTGAGCGACCGTCACCGCATCGGCGGCGTTGATTCCCAGGTGCGGAGCGACCGCTGCGTGTGACTCCTTGCCGTGATAGGTGACCATCACGTCGGTCAGCGCGAGTGACCGCGCCCCCGCGATATCGATCGGTCCGGGGTGCAGCATCACCGCGGTCGCGATGTCGTCGAAAGCACCCGCCTCGAGTAGAAGTGCCTTGCCACCCCCGTATTCCTCTGCCGGAGTGCCGATAACCACCACGGTGAGTCCGAGTGCGTCGGCGACCTCGGCGAGCCCCAGTCCGGTGCCCACCGCGGAGGCCGCGATGATGTTGTGCCCGCACGCATGACCGATACCGGGCAGCGCGTCGTACTCGGCGCAAACACCGACGACCAGCGGACCATCCCCGAAGGTGGCACGGAATGCGGTGTCCAAACCGCCCTGACCGGTCACGATCTCGAATCCGCGTTCGGCGAGCAGCCGCTGGGTTTTCAGCGCGCTGCGAACCTCGTGGAAGGCCAGCTCGGGTTCGCCGTGAATATCGTGCGATAACGCCACCAGATCCGTTGCCGCGGCGTCCACGACCGTGCAAGCGGCCTGGGCATGCGCGGCGGACGACGCTCCGGTGCTCAAGGGCATTAGATGAGTATCCCATCATGGTTAGGCTGCGTAGCTGTGACCGATGAGCCACTTGGGCGAAGAGGCAACAGCACCGACGAGGCTCCGGCCGATGCGGCGGCGCGCGCCGCTGCGGAGATCGCCGCGCGCACCGGCGTCGCGTCCCACCCCGTCGCGGTGGTTCTCGGGTCCGGCTGGGCTCCGGCGGCCGC contains:
- a CDS encoding ATP-dependent helicase, producing MSSESGPLARFSAPTREWFAESFPAPTQAQAGAWQSIANGDNTLVIAPTGSGKTLAAFLWAIDTLAGADPELNIAGGAAPARRGTRVLYISPLKALAVDVERNLRAPLAGIARTAQRMGLPEPSITIGVRSGDTPGQRRRALISSPPDILITTPESLFLMLTSAARETLGAVTTVIVDEVHAVAGTKRGAHLALSLERLDERLSRPAQRIGLSATVKPAAEVARFLSGRAPANVVAPASPKTFDLSVVVPVSDMSAPDTYPDAEASNAGANTIWPHVEQRIVDLIEAHRSSIVFANSRRLAERLTARFNEINAERLGVDLAPVANPGVPGGPPAHIMGSGQTYGAAPLLARAHHGSVSKEQRANIEDDLKTGRLRCVVATSSLELGIDMGAVDLVVQVEAPPSVASGLQRIGRAGHQVGEISRGVLFPKHRTDLLGCAVTVRRMLDGDIETLQVPANPLDILAQHTVAACALDPLDVETWFDVVRRSAPFTSLPRSAFDAVLDLLSGKYPSTDFAELRPRVVYDRDEGTLTGRPGAQRLAVTSGGAIPDRGLFTVYMYAGAEGEKPSRVGELDEEMVYESRPGDVISLGATSWRITEITHERVIVVPAFGQPGRLPFWRGDSVGRPAELGMALGHLTGKLAAADSDEFDKRCADVGFDDFAIGNLRKLLTDQLQSTGAVPTDTTLIVERFRDELGDWRIVLHSPYGLRVNGPLALAVADRLQQRYGVSESPTATDDGIVVRLPDTDDNPPGASLFVFDAAEIEAIVTREVGGSALFAARFRECAARALLLPRRTPGRRTPLWQQRQRAAQLLDVARKHSDFPMVLEALRECLQDVYDIGTLVRLMSGIEQRRIRIVEVQTEVPSPFAAAQLFSYVGGFMYDEDRPLAERRAAALSLDTGLLAELMGRVELRELLDPAVIETTEKQLQHLVEERKARDAEGLADLFRLLGPITTEEVRARCSGAGADWLRELVTARRVIETHYGQRAWWAAVEDVARLRDALGVPVPPGVPAAFTDATADPLGELLGRYARTHGPFTTGQAAERFGIGVRVAADALAALAARGQLVRGEFTSEATDSEQWCDAEVLRILRRRSLAALRAQVEPVSTSAFARFLPDWQYLDSSLRGVDGVATVIDQLAGVPIPASAWEPLILARRVRDYSPQMLDELLASGEAVWSGHGAITAQDGWIALHPSGIAPATLAAPDSVVLGEAHRAILDGLTAGGGFFFRQFGEGATRGALWDLVWAGQVTGDTFAPLRALLGTAATSRTTHRNRRAPRLRAYTPIPTAAPVDPAVAGRWSLLPERLADGTERSHTQADLLLGRYGVVTKGSVVAEGVAGGFAWLYKVLSTFEDNGRCRRGYFVESLGGAQFASPSTVDRLREYLDTVDDERTPHRAAVLAATDPANPYGAALVWPRAASDSGHRPGRKAGALVALVDGTLVLYIERGGKSLLSFVTDPTMLHAAALGTMDLVRDGGLDGLVVERIDGRSVFDIGESAVSAALLEAGFARTPKGLRVRR
- a CDS encoding VOC family protein — protein: MRVTRFDHIVINCTDVDTTAAWYQRVLGMTRETFGPAARTALTFGTQKINLRPVTATQEEWFTGLAAAAGSDDLCFITDASPTEVREHLATCGVDIEQGPVTKIGALGEMTSHYCRDPDGNLIEIAVYP
- a CDS encoding pyridoxamine 5'-phosphate oxidase family protein yields the protein MSNNHYHYIAFGTDAIERQRVNGSYVAYGTHLERPDDGPDDLGSRELRMIAEATQFCLGTVTPTGWPYLQYRSGPAGFVRHLRGNTVRFVDLPGNNQFVTLGNLAADDRLAMFFVDYPRKQRLKVFGRGTVHDDARREIEVTVEAFDWNCSRSIIPRYDQQYLSDLGKAYQEKAAAREAELTAEIERLRARVADLEAAPQ
- a CDS encoding pseudouridine synthase, which encodes MSPRRRAPEPPLPLRDGLGPVRIRLREDGRVVDELVSRFGSDAADKVSRGEVVDATGAPITTDTRLRSGSVVYTYRDVVVEVPVPFAVDILHWDENVLVVDKPHFLSTMPRGRHVVETALVRLRRTLDLPELAPAHRLDRLTAGVLLFTVRREVRSAYQSLFAQRQVAKIYEALAPVDPGLALPVTLRSRIIKRRSILQAVEEPGPANAETHIELADRDGSTGRYRLTPRTGQTHQLRVHLNSLGIPIVNDPLYPDVHEVASDDFTHPLQLLARSLAFRDPLTGKEVRYESTRTLGQ
- a CDS encoding glycerol-3-phosphate dehydrogenase/oxidase; the encoded protein is MSDATSPSAGGPTYTFLGPQARSLNWERLGSEQFDVIVIGGGVVGAGSALDAATRGLKVALVEARDFAAGTSSRSSKMFHGGLRYLEQLEFGLVQEALRERELSLSTLAPHLVKPLPFLFPLTNRWWERPYIAAGIFLYDQMGGAKSVPAQKHLTRAGALRLAPGLKRNSLIGGIRYYDTVVDDARHTMNVARTAAHYGAVVRTSTQVVSLLREGDRVTGVVVRDTENGAETEVRGHVVVNATGVWTDEIQALSRTRGRFRVTASKGVHIVVPRDRIVSEVAIILRTEKSVLFVIPWGNHWIIGTTDTEWNLDLAHPAATKVDIDYILDKVNTVLATPLTHNDIDGVYAGLRPLLAGEDDDTSKLSREHAVAVAAPGLVAIAGGKYTTYRVMASDAIDMASEFVPARVAPSITEKVPLLGADGYFALINQTEHVGETYGLHPYRVRHLLDRYGSLIGEVLACAGSDHSLLQPIAKAPMYLKVEALYAVAAEGALHLEDILARRMRIAIEYPHRGVDCAQEVAELVAPVLGWSAEDIVREVDTYRARVDAEVRSQRQPDDASADALRVAAPEARSFIVEPVTDVLSPSK
- a CDS encoding NAD(P)H-quinone dehydrogenase; amino-acid sequence: MATRIVIIGGGPAGYEAALVAAAHERSTTEVTVIDSDGIGGACVLFDCVPSKTFIASTGVRTDLRRAPNLGFDIDVEHAKISLPQIHSRVKRLAAEQSADIAARLRNAGVRLISGRAELVDHVVGMAYHRVKATAADGSSTILEADVVLIATGASPRVLSHARPDGERILTWRQLYDLEELPEHLIVVGSGVTGAEFVHAYTELGVQVTVVASRDRVLPHEDEEAALVLEDTLAERGVTLIKNARADAVTRTETGVRVAMADGRAVDGSHVLMTVGSIPNTAGLGLERVGISLGSGGYLTVDRVSRTSVAGIYAAGDCTGLLPLASVAAMQGRIAMYHALGDAVQPIRLKTVAAAVFTRPEIAAVGVSQAAIDNGEVPARTVTLPLNTNPRAKMSGLKRGFVKIFCRPATGVVIGGVVVASNASELILPIAIAVQNLLSVNDLAQTLSVYPSLSGSVTEAARQLIAHDDLD
- a CDS encoding gamma-glutamylcyclotransferase is translated as MPLYAAYGSNMHPEQMLQRAPHSPMAGTGWLHGWRLTFGGEDIGWEGALATVVQDPHSKVFVVLYDMTGADEKNLDRWEGSELGIHTKIRCRIDRESSDTTIDPVLAWLYVVNAYEGGLPSARYLGVMADAAEIAGAPEDYVHGLRTRASRNIGPGTS